Proteins encoded by one window of Xanthomonas sp. DAR 80977:
- a CDS encoding TraB/GumN family protein: MTPIPRLLRSLLLCLTLFAAAPAPARAPLPAAAPSATPAPPTPLLWKVSGPRGALYLLGSFHLLKPEDYPLAHEVDAAYAASPRLLFELSPQDVDSPQLGAQMLQAAQRQDGKRLQDDLDAATWQRLRRYAASHGLPLEQMGGFEPWFVGLSISIAEMKAQGLQADAGLDRHFMGMAVQAGKAVEGLETAQAQIAMLDGMEPVEQKQMLVEALDDAEQGAAQTQRLYVAWRRGDERLLWQDMGMEMKRDYPRLYQRINVDRNQAWVPRLEQRLRDGQGDTLVVVGALHLLGPDGVVEALRARGYKVERICSGCRTSQSPRSR; the protein is encoded by the coding sequence ATGACGCCGATCCCGCGCCTGCTGCGCAGCCTGCTGTTGTGCCTGACCCTGTTCGCCGCCGCGCCGGCGCCGGCGCGCGCGCCGCTTCCCGCCGCCGCGCCCAGCGCGACGCCCGCGCCGCCGACGCCGCTGCTGTGGAAGGTCAGCGGGCCGCGCGGCGCGCTGTACCTGCTCGGTTCGTTCCACCTGCTCAAGCCGGAGGACTACCCGCTGGCGCACGAGGTGGATGCGGCGTACGCGGCGTCGCCGCGGCTGCTGTTCGAACTGTCGCCGCAGGACGTGGACTCGCCGCAGCTGGGCGCGCAGATGCTGCAGGCGGCGCAGCGCCAGGACGGCAAGCGCCTGCAGGACGACCTGGACGCGGCCACCTGGCAACGCCTGCGCCGCTATGCCGCCAGCCACGGCCTGCCGTTGGAGCAGATGGGCGGGTTCGAGCCGTGGTTCGTCGGCCTGAGCATCAGCATCGCCGAGATGAAGGCGCAGGGGCTGCAGGCGGACGCCGGCCTGGACCGGCATTTCATGGGCATGGCGGTCCAGGCCGGCAAGGCGGTCGAGGGACTGGAAACGGCGCAGGCGCAGATCGCGATGCTCGACGGCATGGAGCCGGTGGAGCAGAAGCAGATGCTCGTCGAGGCGCTGGACGATGCCGAGCAGGGCGCGGCGCAGACCCAGCGCCTGTACGTTGCCTGGCGCCGCGGCGACGAGCGCCTGCTGTGGCAGGACATGGGGATGGAGATGAAGCGCGACTACCCGCGCCTGTACCAGCGCATCAACGTCGATCGCAACCAGGCCTGGGTGCCGCGCCTGGAGCAGCGCCTGCGCGACGGCCAGGGCGACACGCTGGTGGTGGTCGGCGCCTTGCACCTGCTCGGCCCCGACGGCGTGGTCGAGGCGCTGCGCGCGCGTGGCTACAAGGTCGAGCGGATCTGTTCGGGCTGCCGCACATCGCAGTCGCCGCGTTCGCGCTGA
- the phaR gene encoding polyhydroxyalkanoate synthesis repressor PhaR: MAEIRIIKKYPNRRLYDTEISSYITIEDVRQLIIDGEEFEVRDAKTGEDLSRAVLLQIIADQEQDGEPMLSTQLLSQIIRFYGDSLQGFMGNYLERSMQVFLDQQQQFRQQMGNLLGQTPWTMMNQLTERNMELWQEFQRNLGTGFGRPAAGASKPSEPPAAGAAPKSRAR, encoded by the coding sequence ATGGCTGAGATCCGCATCATCAAGAAGTATCCCAATCGCCGCCTCTACGACACCGAGATTTCCAGCTACATCACCATCGAAGACGTCCGCCAGCTGATCATCGACGGCGAGGAATTCGAGGTCCGCGACGCCAAGACCGGCGAAGACCTGAGCCGCGCGGTGCTGCTGCAGATCATCGCCGACCAGGAGCAGGACGGCGAGCCGATGCTGTCCACCCAGCTGCTCAGCCAGATCATCCGGTTCTACGGCGATTCGCTGCAGGGCTTCATGGGCAACTACCTGGAGCGCAGCATGCAGGTGTTCCTGGACCAGCAGCAGCAGTTCCGCCAGCAGATGGGCAACCTGCTCGGCCAGACCCCGTGGACCATGATGAACCAGCTGACCGAGCGCAACATGGAGCTGTGGCAGGAGTTCCAGCGCAACCTCGGCACCGGTTTTGGCCGCCCCGCCGCCGGCGCCAGCAAGCCGAGCGAGCCGCCGGCCGCCGGCGCCGCACCGAAGTCGCGGGCGCGCTGA
- the phbB gene encoding acetoacetyl-CoA reductase codes for MTSRVALVTGGTGGIGTAICERLAAQGHRVASNYRDEAKARAWQQRMRERGHEIAIVAGDVASPDHAQALVQDVERQLGPIEVLINNAGITRDTTFHKMTAEQWHEVINTNLNSVFNVTRPVIEAMRRQRWGRVIQISSINGLKGQYGQANYAAAKAGMHGFTISLARENAGYGITVNTVSPGYVATDMVMSVPEEVRAKIIADIPTGRLGKPEEIAYAVAFLVAEEAAWITGSNLDINGGHHMGW; via the coding sequence ATGACATCACGCGTTGCGCTGGTCACCGGCGGTACCGGCGGCATCGGCACCGCCATCTGCGAACGGCTGGCCGCGCAGGGCCACCGCGTGGCCAGCAACTACCGCGACGAGGCCAAGGCGCGCGCCTGGCAGCAGCGCATGCGCGAACGCGGCCACGAGATCGCCATCGTCGCCGGCGACGTCGCCTCGCCCGACCACGCGCAGGCGCTGGTGCAGGACGTGGAGCGGCAGCTGGGCCCGATCGAGGTGCTGATCAACAACGCCGGCATCACCCGCGACACCACCTTCCACAAGATGACCGCCGAGCAGTGGCACGAGGTCATCAACACCAATCTCAACTCGGTGTTCAACGTCACCCGACCGGTGATCGAAGCCATGCGCAGGCAGCGCTGGGGCCGGGTCATCCAGATCAGCTCGATCAACGGCCTGAAGGGCCAGTACGGCCAGGCCAACTACGCCGCGGCCAAGGCCGGCATGCACGGCTTCACCATTTCCCTGGCGCGCGAGAACGCCGGCTACGGCATCACCGTCAACACCGTGTCGCCGGGCTACGTGGCCACCGACATGGTGATGTCGGTACCGGAAGAGGTGCGCGCCAAGATCATCGCCGACATCCCGACCGGGCGCCTGGGCAAGCCGGAAGAGATCGCCTACGCGGTGGCCTTCCTGGTCGCCGAGGAGGCGGCCTGGATCACCGGCTCCAACCTGGACATCAACGGCGGCCACCACATGGGCTGGTAG
- the gluQRS gene encoding tRNA glutamyl-Q(34) synthetase GluQRS — translation MPSPPYRGRFAPSPTGPLHLGSLLAAFGSWLLARHAGGEWLLRMEDVDRPRSVPGAAARQLASLRACGLEADGPILYQSERGAIYQAAAQRLLQAGLAFACSCSRSELAAQGGIHHRCVAAQARPQPALRLRVAPGSTIAFRDGVRGDIAQDVHAEVGDFVLLRADGCWAYQLAVVVDDAAQGISDVVRGADLLDSTPRQILLQRALGLPTPHYLHLPLLLGGDGRKLSKSHAALPLDDADPLPALRLAWALLGQAPAALAGAGSVPALLAAALRAFEPARLPAQDRTLRNAAGIPSDTKAD, via the coding sequence ATGCCCTCGCCTCCCTACCGCGGCCGTTTCGCGCCCTCGCCCACCGGCCCGCTGCACCTGGGCTCGCTGCTCGCCGCCTTCGGCAGCTGGCTGCTGGCGCGGCATGCCGGCGGCGAGTGGCTGCTGCGCATGGAGGACGTGGACCGGCCGCGCAGCGTGCCCGGCGCGGCCGCGCGCCAGCTCGCCAGCCTGCGCGCCTGCGGCCTGGAGGCGGACGGTCCGATCCTGTATCAGAGCGAGCGCGGCGCGATCTACCAGGCCGCGGCGCAGCGCCTGCTGCAGGCCGGCCTCGCGTTCGCGTGCAGTTGCAGCCGCAGCGAACTGGCCGCGCAGGGCGGGATCCACCACCGCTGCGTGGCCGCGCAGGCCCGGCCGCAGCCGGCACTGCGCCTGCGGGTCGCGCCGGGCAGCACGATCGCGTTTCGCGACGGCGTGCGCGGCGACATCGCCCAGGACGTCCATGCCGAGGTCGGCGATTTCGTGCTGCTGCGCGCCGACGGCTGCTGGGCCTATCAGCTGGCGGTGGTGGTGGACGATGCCGCGCAAGGCATCAGCGACGTGGTCCGCGGCGCCGACCTGCTCGATTCCACGCCGCGGCAGATCCTGCTGCAGCGCGCGCTGGGCCTGCCGACGCCGCACTACCTGCACCTGCCGCTGCTGCTCGGCGGCGACGGCCGCAAGCTGTCCAAATCGCATGCCGCGCTGCCGCTGGACGACGCCGATCCATTGCCCGCGCTGCGCCTGGCCTGGGCGCTGCTGGGCCAGGCCCCGGCGGCGCTGGCCGGTGCCGGTTCGGTGCCCGCGTTGCTGGCCGCGGCGCTGCGCGCATTCGAGCCGGCGCGGCTGCCGGCGCAGGATCGGACGCTGCGCAACGCGGCCGGTATCCCCAGCGACACCAAGGCTGACTAG
- the htpX gene encoding protease HtpX: protein MFNRIALFLITNLAVLVLAGIVMSVFGINPNQMGGLLVMAALFGFGGSLVSLLLSKFMAKRATGAQVITEPRNHTERWLLETVRRQAQAAGIGMPEVAVYDGPEINAFATGANRNNALVAVSTGLLQNMTEDEAEAVLGHEISHVANGDMVTMALLQGVLNTFVIVLARVVGGVVDGYLSGNRDGRRGLAYYAIVMVLELVFGLFATMIAMWFSRYREFRADAGGASLAGRGKMIAALQRLELNHGQSTLPSQVQAFGIAGGLGQGLRKLFMSHPPLSERIATLRASHTNATVS, encoded by the coding sequence ATGTTCAATCGAATCGCCCTGTTCCTCATCACCAATCTGGCGGTGCTGGTGCTGGCCGGCATTGTCATGTCCGTGTTCGGGATCAACCCCAACCAGATGGGCGGCCTGCTGGTGATGGCCGCGCTGTTCGGCTTCGGCGGCTCGCTGGTGTCGCTGCTGCTGTCCAAGTTCATGGCCAAGCGCGCCACCGGTGCGCAGGTGATCACCGAGCCGCGCAACCACACCGAGCGCTGGCTGCTGGAGACGGTGCGGCGCCAGGCGCAGGCCGCCGGCATCGGCATGCCCGAGGTCGCGGTCTACGACGGTCCGGAGATCAATGCCTTCGCCACCGGCGCCAACCGCAACAACGCGCTGGTCGCCGTCTCCACCGGCCTGCTGCAGAACATGACCGAGGACGAGGCCGAGGCGGTGCTCGGCCACGAGATCAGCCATGTCGCCAACGGCGACATGGTGACGATGGCGCTGCTGCAGGGCGTGCTGAACACCTTCGTGATCGTGCTGGCGCGGGTGGTCGGCGGGGTGGTGGACGGCTATCTGTCCGGCAACCGCGACGGCCGCCGCGGCCTGGCCTACTACGCGATCGTGATGGTGCTGGAGCTGGTGTTCGGCCTGTTCGCGACGATGATCGCGATGTGGTTCTCGCGCTACCGCGAGTTCCGCGCCGACGCCGGCGGCGCCAGCCTGGCCGGGCGCGGCAAGATGATCGCGGCGCTGCAGCGGCTGGAACTCAACCACGGGCAGAGCACGCTGCCGTCGCAGGTGCAGGCGTTCGGCATCGCCGGCGGCCTGGGTCAGGGCCTGCGCAAGCTGTTCATGAGCCATCCGCCGCTGTCCGAGCGCATCGCCACGCTGCGCGCCTCGCACACAAACGCGACGGTGAGCTGA